CAGCAGATTTTGAAGAGGTATAAAACGTGTTTTGTCATCACACCTCTGTGGTAGACACGCTATAAAAATGCAAAGAGACTGAGATGACTTCCCTATGAATCTTAAAACACCCATTGAATAGCATTGGGTAGGAGCCAGATTTGGTGCAAATCAGCCTAAATAAGCTGATTTTAAAAGGCTTCCATAATTTACACCAACCAAAGACCGAATCTACATGACACTCTCTGGGCAGCCCTGCCACCTCTGCTTCGTTGTTAGGACTTCTAAGCAGATACGTCTTGCCCGGTTTAGGACTAGGGCATTTCTGTGTTCTCGGCAAACACTAAAACCCAAGTGGCAACACGTTTGTTCTCTGTGCAGTTTATTGGGAAAAACAGCAAAATGTTTAAAGCTCTTGAGTCATCAAGATAGAAGTGAGGGTGCTGTAATTTATGCATAATGTCAGGACACTAAACAAGGAAGCTAACAGGAGTACAAGAGACGTAATTACTCTTTGCTGACTACAGAAGGTGAAATGTGGTTTTCTGAATTGAGATTTCCTTTATGACTTGCCTGCCTGCATATGGATGACCAAACTGCTCCAAGACAGTGAACAAAGAACATCACTAAAGTCCTGCCCTCCTCTTCGTGACCCCATGTGTCTCGCCACTACAGCTCCACTGACTTGTCTAAAATCACGTCAGACAGATTTTGAGGAAAAGGTGAGTCCTAGAGAACCCATTTCCAGAAACACTTCCCAGACCACTCTAGAGAAAGGATTCTGAATTAATACCGTGGCTGGTTTCATAGATAACACAGGCttaatcagtaaaaaaaaaaaaaaaaaaagaaaaaaaaggctggtGGGAAGCAGGAATTGAGTGATAGTGACTTAAGTGTCCCAACACAACCACCAACCCtttaaagaaacagcagaaatcaAAAGGAACATGTTTTAAGTGTCTCTTTTTTTGATGTGATCCTGGTGGAGTTTCTCTGATGTGGTTTCATGATGCTACAATATTCTTGCACCCAGTATGCCTCTTCCTTGTGTGTAAGGTGGAGCTGAGGACACTTTTACCACTGAAAGTGGAGCAGGGCTTTCATTTTTCTACTTTATGTCTTATGTCCTGGTTGTCTCACAGCTGAAGTTTAGATCCGGGTGTTCCTGGAGCACGGAGGTCCAGCTGAAATCCTCACCCCTGGCCAACACCTCGCTTGTGGGTGAGCCGAGTTTCCCATGCTCTTTGCGGCTCTTCAGCTCTCTCCACGGCTCCCTGCGGTCCTACTGCAGAGTCTACCGCTGCCCGAGGGGCTGAGCTCTGGCACGAATGGCCCCCACCTCTGGCCTTAAATTCTTCACTCGTAGGGATGCAGCTGGGAGCACCAGGGATATACTGCCTGCCCGTGGAGCTGGCAACGCTTCTGGAGGTAAATCCTCTGCGGCAGGCACCAGCTTCTTCAGGTAGGGACGCTCCACCAGCGCTACAGGAGGACTTGCATCTTCTGGGCTGTCTACCAGTCCCACAACCCGGGTCAGCTTTGCAGCCAGTGATGGTGTGGCAAGGGGGGACGATCACTATCATGGGAAAACAGAAGCTGAATCACTCACAGGGAGGATGCAACCGTCCTCCTCCCCCTTCAAAACAAGAACTAGATTGTtgtaaggaaaagagaaaaccttGAGCTTGCTTACACACTCTCACGGGGCTCCCAAGGCGTATCCTGAAGGAGAAGAAGGTCACAAGGTTATCCATCACATTACTAGCATTGCTAAACCTTTTCCAGCCTCTTTGTCTCTGCTGAGGACTCCCAAGGACTGAACGCAGCCCACCCATGGTTGTAGAGGTACCCACCTGCTCTCTTCACCCTCCAGTAGAGTCTTATACGTTGCAATCTCAATATCCAGGGCCAGTTTGACATTCAGCAGCTCCTGGTAATCCCGCAGCATGCAAGCCAGCTCATCCTTGGCCTTCTGGAGGGCATTCTGCAGCTCAATGTGCTTCTCCCGGGCATCTTTGAGGGTGCAATCCCCGCGCCGCTCAGTATTCCAGACTGATGTCTGCAGAGACGACACCTGTCAGGGCAGACACAAGAAGTCCTTACTTTCCCTGCCCTTTGTCTTGCCATACGCACCTTGGAAAgagaaattctcatttcttttgaGAGTCCCAATTTGGGAAGTACTGCTGTTGTTTTTAGGAAAGCCAAATGTTTCCAAAatcaaatataaattttaaaatactacagaAAGGCTGGACATGTCCCTGATTGCCAGACTGTGGTTAAGTCTTGTTTTGAGGATACCAATACTTTGTTCTAATTGGAACTAATAATTAAGGTTTTCCATTACTTCCCATTATAAACTATATAATGAATTAGATGGTCTGAAAATTATACCAGTTTCTATGGGCGCTGAATTACTGGTGAGTCATAATTCTACTCTACTTATTGGATGCTTTGAACCTGTGTCAGAAGCATTGCCTCTTGCCAGAATTCTTGCTGGAGCAATTTTAGCAATTTTCCAAGTGGCTGTAGCTAATCCAACGATCTAATTTGATGCAATTAGTTCTTCGCAATAATCAAAATGATCCAACAGAAAATACACCAGCAGGTAGTCTTTCTTCCCTGCTCAGCACTAGTAAGATCTTTGAACCAATGGAACCAGTGTGAGGCAATGCTCTCTGATAAAGATGAAAGAAACGCCACAGAAGTGTTGAAAACACGACTTGGGATCTCACATCTAGGATCCAGGGAGTAAATACGATCCATCATACCTGCTTCTTCACATTTTCAAGGTCACTCTGCTCTCTCTGGACACAAAACTCAGCTCTTCAGTCTCTTCATGGTGGGACTACAGTTCATTGCTGTGTCTCCCCTTCGCCTTCTCAAGCTCTTGGAACTGATTGTAAGAAAAGAGAGAGCTGGCAATTAATACTGGTAGTGTCGGTAATAGAGGAGCCTTGCTTCTGTTTCCAGAGTGAATTAAACCAGGTTTAGAAAAGCCCTCACAACTTCGCAGCTCCTCACACTTTCAGCAGCAAATGGAGTTTTCCTCCTTTCACTGCTCAACTCGCCTAAAACCTGCCCGTTCCCAGCGTGGCTGAGTCCTGTCCCATTGCGCTGTATCTGTTCTGGGGATGTTCTCCTTCACTTTGAGACTCACGGAATTTAGCAGAATGGAAAATTAGTTCCAGAAATTACACAGTGAAGACGGAAAGGAAAAATCACCACCTTTGCACTGCTGATGTTGACAGTGAGAGAATTAAGGATGTGTCGCTGGGTGACACAATTTACTCGAGTTCTGTACAACGTATCCaactctgctttgctttcctgaGCTATGTCCTCACACCAGCACTCAGCGCTCCTGAGGATGCCCTCCATGTCCAGGCCTCGGCTGTTTGTTTTCACAACAACAGCAGTGTCACAGGGACTTCTCTCCAGCTCAGGGATTTCCTAGAAGCCATGTGAAGTGTCAGTAAGCTGACAGTATGTCCCTGGATTTCTTATCTCACGCTCCAGTGGAAGTAGCACCACCACTGAGAGTTTGACCTGAGCCACAAACGAGGAGTTGATACTAGAGCTGGTCACACATGCAGCTTGATGGTTCAGGGCTTCTTGAGATCACAAAGTAGTCCCTATTCGGGATTCCCGTTGTCTCCCAAAGAGAGCCCGGTGCCTAAAGCAATGTGGACAAGGAGCAGCTGGTAGAAATAGCTGCCATCAACAATGCTGGGACAGAAGCATCCATACCTGAGCAGAAACACATTTCAGGAACTCTAGGTCTCGCTTTAGGGTTTCCACCTTTGCTTGCAGCTCTTCTTGACCAGGTAGACACAATCCACATCCTAAAAGAGTTTCCAGACATTCAGAAGTCAAAATGGTGCCTACACAGAGACCTAAGGCAATTTCATTATAGCTTTAGAGTAAGAAATTTTGTTTAGAGTAGGAAATTTTGTCTAATCGGGAAGCCCAGATATCCCCTGAACAGCAACAGCTGAGGGGTCCCAAAGGCATAGTCAATTGCTGAGTTCTTGCTTGAAAAACATCATGATTTGGGCATTAGGACTAGCAAGCTGCCAGTTTGGAATGAAACGCACTTTCTGTGCTAAAGGGCAGAGGTTTCATGCTCTCTGGGAATACACTGTGAcctttttttctgcatctttccTTGTCCAATGTCTAGTATTCTCAAGACCTGATCCTTGCCTCGGAAGGAGCAGATCAGAGGAAAGCCCTTGGATGTGTGCATCCAACCCTTCCATTCATACAAATTCTTTACCTTCTTCAGTAACACAACCTCGTTCTCGGCAGCTGCGTGTCTGCTCACTTCCTGCTTGTATCTGTTGGGCAAGAGAAGAGGCTGGTTACTGCGTGGCTCTGACGCTGGAGATCTTGTTTGTCTGGGTATTTAGGGGTCAGGGTGCTTTGGGATCTCAGCTTTTTGGACCTCAGAGAGAAGTCTGTGGATGCGGACAAAAATTAAAGTCAAGCTCTTTGAGCTCACTGCCCTGTGAATGGTTTCTACTCGCTCACCTGCATCTGAACTCTTCAGCGAGTTTCCCCATGTCGTTCAGCTCAGGTTCCATCTGTCCCCTCTCACGCAGCAGTGAGTCCAGCTGCCTCTGCAGGCCGCAAGTGAAGTTGTTGGAGACGTGTTTGATGCTATTCTGGGATGGCCGGACCTGCTTTTGGAGTAGGTCCCATTTGGTGGCCAACACCCTGTTCTGCTGCTCCAGATACTGCACCTGCATTCAGAAAGCAAAGTCACCTTTTCCAGCCACGTTCTTAGATGCATTGTAGGGGGACCAAATGAACGTGGGGGGAACAAGGCATTTTCTCTTCTGAGTCAATATTCCAGGGGCTCATCGTGGTCGAAAGGGGATGAGAAGACGAAAGGGAGGCATTGCAATATTCATAATCCTATAATCCTAGAGCAAACTGGGCATGCTGCTCTCCCATTCTCCAGGGAAGCCCTAGACAGCACAGCCTTTGTGGCAGCTACAGAAACCATGGAATATTTAAATAGATCTGCATATCGATTGGCTGACAGTGGAAACCATCATTTATCAATAGGAGTCAATGCAACTTTACAAGGTCTAGCTGTGCAGAGAGAAGTCAATAGTGCAGAAGCTCGGTAAGATGCCTTAGGGGAACAGCTCCCTTCCACTATTAATAATAAAACGAGATGCATTTTCTCAAAGCACATAAGCCAGATTAAAATAAGAGTATTGGCTAGATCTGCACTTGTAGGTCATGGTACTGGAGTCACGCATGCTAAAACCAGCACAAGGCTCATGTAataggagaagagaaggagggggAATCTAAGACCTGAGCACAAAAAGTTTCCTTCACACTAAAACCTCATCATTCCTTTAAGTTTTGTCTCAGCTCTCACCTTGTTAATCAAAGAGGCAAACTGCTTATTGAGGGTCTACAAATGCTCTCTCTCCTGCTTTCGGACATGCTGAATTTCGGCGTCAATCTTCGCATCacaaggctgcagcagcttcttgGTGACATGCACTGCACAAAACCCTTCACTTCTGCAGCTCATGCCATGGAAACCTAACCCACGACTCCTACCTTCACCGCTGGCATGGATGCCCCTGCACCGCCCTGCACAGGCCCCCTGTGCGAGGCTTTGGCCAGAAGAAATCCGTTTACACCCATCTGTGTTTTGGAGGCTCTGGCCTCTGTGGCTCCAAGCTCCTTAACTTCTTCCAAATAGCGCAGCAGAGGGGAAAGTGCTGCTTGGGCAGCAGCTCAGGCCACTCACAGCAGAGGGTGACGAGAAGAACTTTTTTCCGTGAAAAGACCTTCCAGCTGACAGCTGCTGGCTCATGCTGACAGTTGTGGTGGAGGAGAGGATGCTGGAGCGTGCAACTCAAAAAAGGGGCCCCTCTGCTCCGACAGCCCTGAGCGCCTCCTTTATACACATCTCAGAAGTAGGGCTTGGTTGATGGAGATAAATAATTTGGGTTTTTCTTGGGGTTTGCCTTGCCTGGCAGTGATTTGTAGGTTTAAATATGCAAAAACAATGCCTAACACTGAACATTTGTGAAATCCTAGggaattttactggttttaaatCGCTTTGTTTGCATACTCAGCTTGGAGGATACCATGGGCTGGGTTTTGTGAGAATTCTTCTTTTGTTTTAGTTTGTCCTCCTTCCTTACATTAATTACACTTCAGCAAACGGCCTTATGGGTATCTCCCTCTCTCAAGGATAATCTGTAAAGGAATGTTCTGCTGAAGAGAAAATGATAAGTGATTTTTGCAGTATCTGTTCATAGTCACTCCCTTCACAAAGGACAGTAGGAGTTCACGAGGCACAGCCAAAGGCACTCCAGTGCTTGGAAACTGGGAACTGTGGTGTTGACTGGACACACAAATTTCCTTGCACCCTAGTACAAGGGcgcaaaatacttcatttttataaA
The sequence above is drawn from the Athene noctua chromosome 30, bAthNoc1.hap1.1, whole genome shotgun sequence genome and encodes:
- the LOC141971818 gene encoding LOW QUALITY PROTEIN: keratin, type II cytoskeletal 75-like (The sequence of the model RefSeq protein was modified relative to this genomic sequence to represent the inferred CDS: inserted 2 bases in 2 codons; substituted 2 bases at 2 genomic stop codons) — its product is MSCRSEGFCAVHVTKKLLQPCDAKIDAEIQHVRKQEREHLXTLNKQFASLINKVQYLEQQNRVLATKWDLLQKQVRPSQNSIKHVSNNFTCGLQRQLDSLLRERGQMEPELNDMGKLAEEFRCRYKQEVSRHAAAENEVVLLKKDVDCVYLXQEELQAKVETLKRDLEFLKCVSAQEIPELERSPCDTAVVVKTNSRGLDMEGILRSAECWCEDIAQESKAELDTLYRTRFQELEKAKGRHSNELXSHHEETEELSXCVQREQSDLENVKKQVSSLQTSVWNTERRGDCTLKDAREKHIELQNALQKAKDELACMLRDYQELLNVKLALDIEIATYKTLLEGEESRIRLGSPVRVYSPEDASPPVALVERPYLKKLVPAAEDLPPEALPAPRAGSISLVLPAASLRVKNLRPEVGAIRARAQPLGQR